ACAATTGTGTGTACTAAAACAAATGACTAAAAGTAAAAAAAAGACAATCATGCATGAGCAATACAAGCATGAAACGCAGATACTGGAACAATTGGATCATCCTAATATTCCAATGTTTTATGAACGTTTTATATTTGAAAATAATCACTTTTTCTCTATGGAATATATAAAAGGACGTAATCTAGAAGATATTTTATTTACAGACAAGCTCAAGTTTAAAGAAAGAGAAGCGTTACTATTAATTAGAAACTTATTACAAATTGTTGCCTATGTACACTCGATGGGGATGATTCATGGAGATCTCAGAATACCTAATGTGATTCTACAAAACAATAAAACCTATATGATAGATTTTGGATTAGCCGAATTATTTCAACATACACCAGGAAAAGGTAACTTGAAGAAAAAGACTGACTTACTTAGAGAAGATTATTTTGATATAGGCGATCTGTTGTTGTTTTTACTCTATTCTAATTACAGTTCTAACGTAAAAAAAGGTCGTTCTTGGACGGAAGAATTAACGCTTCATCCAGAAACGACGCATTGTTTAAAGAGATTACTAAGTATCGAACAACCATACTCACATACGGAAGCAGCATTAGATGATATTAATCATACAATAGCTTGTTTAGAAAGTCAGTCTTAACTACTGCTGCTTCCGTGTCCTCTTCTTTTATAACGACTACTCCCTTGATATGGCGAGTGTCTATGATGACCACTACTACTATGACGACTATATTTACGGCGACTCGAACTATGGTTATAGCTTCTATGCTTTCTCTTACTACTGCTACCAGTGTATTGTTTTAATTTTTTAAAGAATTTATCAAACATATTAAAAACTCCCTTCGTTCTACATATGAATACGTCTAATTGGTCAAAAGGTTTCAAAAAAGAAAAATAGTCCCCCTTATAATACCATGAGATTTGGCATGTCGGTGAATAGTACAAAAATAAATCTATGATAGAGCTATTGTGATCCCACCTCCAACTTCAAAGCTGTTTGATGCCTCCATTTCCATCCCGACAAGATTTTCTCTCAATCAAAGAAAATATCGTGTTATAATAAACAAACATATATTAATCGCTTCACCACATTTCCATACCCTCAAACATAAATAAATCCCTTAATGATTGGAGTACAACAATGAAATTATTTATAGCTGAAAAGCCCTCGGTAGCAAAAAATATTGCGGATGCATTAAAAGTAAAAGAGAAAAAAGATGGTTATTTTGATGGCAATGGATATATAATCACTTGGGCTTTCGGTCATTTACTAGAGTTATATGATTCGAAAGATTATGATGAAAAAATGGCACGATGGAAATTGGATAACTTCCCATTTATTCCTCCTGCATTTCAATATAAAGTGAAAAGTAATCCACGAAATCGGAAACAACGTGATGCAGGGGCAGCAAAACAATTGCAAATCATTCATTCCCTTATTAAGCGACAAGATGTTGTTGCAATTGTTTCTGCTTGTGACTTCGATCGAGAAGGCCAACTGATTGGAGATAGTATCATTTACAATAGCAAAACAAAGAAGCAGGTTTACCGTTTACTTTTAAATGAATGGACACCAAAAGAAATACTACGTGGAATGGAGAATCTAAAGCCTAACGAAGAAATGAGGCCATTACTTCATGCAGGTTTAAGCCGGCAATGGACAGATTGGGTGATTGGTATTAATCTGACTTCTGTCGCAACCTTGAAGTTCCAAAAAGGTAGAGGGAAGGTACTTAATATCGGCCGTGTACTGCTACCTACTTTAAAAGTAATCTATGATCGAGATAGTGAGATTGAACAATTTAAACCCGAAGATTATTACAAGTTAAATGCAAATTTTCAGACAGTTGAAACCCAAGTATATCAAGGTACATATATTGAAAAAAATGCTAAATTCAAGGATAAAACACAGTTAGTAGCGGTACAAAAGCAGATAGAAAATCAACCTGCAACGATAACAGATAAACAGGTTGAACAAAAAACAGAATATCCACCATTTTTATTTAATCTATCTAACTTACAAGGTTATATTACAAACAAATATAAAGGTTGGACGTCAGATAAAGTCTTAAAAGTGGCCCAGTCAATCTATGAAAAGAAATTCATTACATATCCAAGAACATCCAGTACTGCTTTAGAAGAGAGCTTAGTTGATAAGACAGCAAAAGTCCTTGAAGCTGTTTCGACCGATTTACCTTATAGAAATGAAATTAAATTTCAAAAGAATAAACGTATATTTAATAATGCAAAAGTAGAGAGTCATAGTGCGATTATACCAACCTATCTGATTCCAAAACGCCTGACAAGCGATGAACAGATTGTCTACACCGTAATTAAAAATCGTTTCATCATGCAATTTATGCCAATTGCAAAATATGAGGAAACAACAATTAAAACAGAAGTAGATAACGTCAACTTAGCAGGGTTCTTTCAAACAAAGGGAAAAGTACAAATTACAGAAGGTTGGAAAAAGGTAGAGCGGATTCAAACAAAGGACGTACTTTTACCTGCCGTAGAAGTAAATATGAAAGTTCAACTATTAGATACAGAACTATCTACCCATGCGACAAAACCTCCCAAAAAGCATACCGAGAGAACGCTTCTCCGTGTTATGGAAACGTGTGGGAAGTCTTATAAAGATGACGATAGTGAAACAAGTGAAGCAATAATGGGAACAATTTTACAAGGATTTAGTATTGGTACCGCGGCAACCCGTGCTGACACAATTAAAAAACTTAAAGATGTCGGTTATATTACAACAGAACAAAAGAACTTAACCTGTACTGCATTAGGAAAAAGATTGGTAGAATCCTTTCCTATCAAACAATTATTTGATCTGGAATTTACAGGTCGGTTAGAGAAATCCTTATTCGATATGGAAAAAAGCAAAATCAGCAAAAATGAATTTCTTAATGAAGTATATGCATTCACCACTAACGCTGTTTCTACTATAAAGGGAACAGAAGCGATAACAATTCGAAATATCCCTGGAAGCGAAAATAATGAAGCAACTTCTAAGGAATCACTTGGAAAGTGCCCTGCATGTGGAAGTCATGTGATCGAAGGCGTAAAAGGTTTCGGATGTAGCAATTGGAAAAACGGTTGTACCTTCGTATTATGGAAGAATGATAAATTCCTAGCAACGATGAAAAAGTGTGTAACCAAAACAATGGCAAAGACGCTGTTAACAAAAGAAGTTGTCCACGTTAAAGGATTAACAAGTAAAAAGGGCAACACATTTAATGCCTTTTTACGCTATCATAAAAATCTCGACAATGACTACTACAGCTGGAAAATGGCTTTTAATGAGAAAGAGTTTATTAATTAAATATGCTATGAAGTAATGTTTCAAAATGGATTATGAAAATAATGGAGGGTAAAATCTCATGCGAGCCTTTAAACAACTTTACCTATTTGGTTGGCAACAAGCATTGTCCTGTATCTTTCCAGTTGTCATTTTTGCTTCACTTGCACTTACCAAGCTAGTTTCACTCCCGCTACTTTCTCGTTATGATTGGTTATTGCTGCTTTGTCTCGTCACACAGGTCTTGATGGTTTATACACGTCTGGAAACGTGGGATGAATTAAAAGTGATTACTATCTTTCATTTAATCGGACTTGCTCTTGAACTATTTAAAGTACATATGGGCTCGTGGTCCTATCCCGGTGAAGGTTACTCTAAATTATTCGGTGTGCCATTATATAGTGGCTTTATGTATGCCAGTGTGGCCAGCTATTTATGTCAGGCATGGCGGAGACTTAATGTTCGCTTAATTAAATGGCCTCCTTTTTTACTTGTTGTTCCACTTGCTGCAGCCATTTATTTAAACTTTTTCACACATCATTTTTGGATTGATACTAGGTGGTTCATATCCGCACTAGTTATTGTTGTCTTCTGGAGAACATGGGTAGTGTTCGAAGTAGGAAGCAGGTTCTACCGTATGCCACTTTCCTTATCTTTTGTATTGATTGGATTTTTTATTTGGATAGCTGAAAACATTGCAACATTTTTCAGTGCTTGGGAATACCCCAACCAAGCAGAAGCCTGGACTCTCGTTCACTTAGGAAAAGTAAGTTCTTGGCTATTGCTTGTTATTGTCAGCTTTTTAATAGTAGCGACGTTAAAACAAGTAAAAAATACACGTTCTACTGGTGAAGGCATAGATAATTCTGCAGGTAATTAATTATAGTAAACTCAAATTTTTCACCAAATAAAATAACCGACCTATTGTTGAATTAACAACTACTAGAGATCGGTTATTTCATCGCCTTATTTACTTTTTTCCTGAATTATTATCCTATTACCAAGCTACATATAGATGAAATTGAAATTACTCATTCACTATTAACGTACACTTGCTATTTTATCTTGGCCATTTTTATTCTTTGGCTTCCAAATCAATGCGATTTCTTCTAGGGATTTATTTTTTGTTTCTGGAACAATTGTCATTACAAATGTAAAGCAGATAACGTTAATTGCTGCGAACATCCAAAATGTAAATGCACCACCCATGCCATTAATTAGCATTGGTGTAAATTGACCAATTGACCAATTCGCTCCCCAAAGAAACATTGTTGCAATTCCAACAGCTTTTCCACGTAAATGGTTTGGAAAAATCTCCGGTATCATAACCCAAGGAATTGGTCCCATGGAAACACAGAAAGCAGCTGTGAAACCTGCAATGAAAATTATCAGTAAAGGACCACTGTTTTCTGGCGTAAAGTAGAACACGCATCCAATTAGCACCATAAAGATCGCCATTAAACTCGAACCGATAGCCATTAATTTTTTTCTTCCTAATCTATCAATTAATAGAATCGCAACTACAGTAAACACAAGTTGTACACTACCAATAATACTTGTCGCCAAAAATTCTGTGTTATTTTCAAAACCAACACTTCGGAAAATATCTGGACCATAGTACGTAACCGCATTCATTCCAATTACTTGATTAAACAAAGCTAGAAATATCCCAACACCCATTGCTGCCCGAAGACCAGGCTTGAATAACTGTTTAACTGAAGTATTCTCTTCCACTTCAATAGAATGCTTTATTTCTTTAGCTTCCTTTATCGCTACTTTTTCTCCATTAATTTTCTTTAATATCTGAAATGCTTCTGTTTCGTTTCCTTTTTTAATTAAGAATCTTGGACTTTCTGGAATAAAAAACAATAGAATCAAGAAAATAATTCCTGGGAAAGTTCCATATCCCAACATCCAACGCCAACCAGTTTCTAGACCCCATTCATAAGTTCCACTATTTGCTACACCAAAATTAATATAAAAAGTAACCGAAATACCTATGATCGTAAACAATTGATAAAGTGAACCTAAACGTCCTCTAATTGCAGGTGGAGCACATTCACTAATGTACGTAACAGATAAAGCAGAAGCAAAGCCAATACCAAATCCACCTAGTATTCTAGCAAAAACAAGCATTGTTACGTTTATAGCAAGTGCAGAACCAAGGGCAGAAACAATAAAGAACACTGCCGAAATGATAAGGATGTTTTTTCTTCCATATTTATCACTTAAAAAGCCTGACATCGCGACACCTAAAACACCACCAATCATTACACATGAAATGACCCAACCTTCCATCGCTGGACTCAAATCATATAAAACTTGTAAATAGCCAATTGCTCCTGAAATTACTGCCGTATCAAAACCGTATAATAAACCACCCATACCAGCAGATGCCGTGATTAAAATTACATACCAAAAAGAATGTTTTTTTACCATGATGATCCCCCTCCATTTTTTTAAGCTAAACCCTACAAATGATTCCGTTTAAATATTTCGTTTTAACTTATATTTAATTTATCAAGAATTCGTTTATTTGTTAGCGCTTTCGTCTGTACATTCTTGTGAAAACCTAGATTATCTTGTGAAACGAAAAAATGAGACAAGTATAAGCTTGTCCCATTCAGGTCGATCACAATGCATTTATATATGAACTAATCGTCTTTTGTTACTGTTGATAGTTAGCTCGATAATAACGTGGGCTCCAACCTGTTTCTTTCTTGAAAACACGGCTAAAATAATTTGGATCTTTGTATCCGATAGTCAGTGCTATTTCTTTTAATGGCATAACACTATCTAACAGCAGAACTTTCGCTTTTTCAAGTCTCGTATTTGTTAAATAGTCTATAAAGGTTATTTGAAAACGTTCTTTAAATAATTTACTTAAGTAATAAGAGCTAAGACCAATCTCTTCGGCCACTTCCTCTAATGATATTTGTTCATGAAAATGAAAATCGATGTAGTCTTTTGCTTGAATTAGCAAGCCTTGAACACCATCTGTACGCCAATTCGAAATTTGCTCAACGATATAAGAAAGATGGGTTTTTGTTGCTTCTTTTATTTGCATCGACGTTTCTAAATGTGTGAAGCTCATCTGGAAATTTTCCATTATCCCAAGCTCTTTCATCGAACGAGTTAATACAATTATAAAATCTTCTAGTGCCTTCTTCATGATTTTCACTTTATAATTAGATGCATCTTGAATTAATTGGTAATAAGAATCAAACCTTTGTAATGTTTCTTGTAGGTCTCCATGTTTAATAGATTCAATTAATGCTTTCTCTACTTTAAATGGAATTAACGCTTGTTGTGTTTGTTTTAATTTAGGACTATAAACCAAATAGGAAGCTTTCTGATGGTGATGAACAAACTCTAAAGCATAACTTGCTTCCTGATATGACTGAGAAAAGTCATTCACATTCGTTATCACTGCACCGACTCCAGCTAGCAGACGAATTTGATCAATTTTATTCTGGGCGGTATGAATGATTGATCGTGCGAATGCTTGTCTCATTTCTAACGTTACATCATGATGGCTATGAAATAAAGTAAAGACAGGTACTTGAAATCCAGTTAATGGTCCAACAAGACAGTGATAGTCATGTTCATCTAGTGATTGTTTCAGTAATCGATACCAGTCACTCTTTTCATCTCGACTCGGTTTTAACGTACTAGAATCAAAAGAAAAAACCGCAACAAAACCTTGGCTCTCTTCTAATTGCAACCATTGATCCCA
The nucleotide sequence above comes from Paraliobacillus zengyii. Encoded proteins:
- a CDS encoding protein kinase domain-containing protein; protein product: MKAFEMVGQGYRLLTDRRYNRGDLLADKYQVKLTLGMGSYGITYLCENIESEQLCVLKQMTKSKKKTIMHEQYKHETQILEQLDHPNIPMFYERFIFENNHFFSMEYIKGRNLEDILFTDKLKFKEREALLLIRNLLQIVAYVHSMGMIHGDLRIPNVILQNNKTYMIDFGLAELFQHTPGKGNLKKKTDLLREDYFDIGDLLLFLLYSNYSSNVKKGRSWTEELTLHPETTHCLKRLLSIEQPYSHTEAALDDINHTIACLESQS
- a CDS encoding type IA DNA topoisomerase, producing the protein MKLFIAEKPSVAKNIADALKVKEKKDGYFDGNGYIITWAFGHLLELYDSKDYDEKMARWKLDNFPFIPPAFQYKVKSNPRNRKQRDAGAAKQLQIIHSLIKRQDVVAIVSACDFDREGQLIGDSIIYNSKTKKQVYRLLLNEWTPKEILRGMENLKPNEEMRPLLHAGLSRQWTDWVIGINLTSVATLKFQKGRGKVLNIGRVLLPTLKVIYDRDSEIEQFKPEDYYKLNANFQTVETQVYQGTYIEKNAKFKDKTQLVAVQKQIENQPATITDKQVEQKTEYPPFLFNLSNLQGYITNKYKGWTSDKVLKVAQSIYEKKFITYPRTSSTALEESLVDKTAKVLEAVSTDLPYRNEIKFQKNKRIFNNAKVESHSAIIPTYLIPKRLTSDEQIVYTVIKNRFIMQFMPIAKYEETTIKTEVDNVNLAGFFQTKGKVQITEGWKKVERIQTKDVLLPAVEVNMKVQLLDTELSTHATKPPKKHTERTLLRVMETCGKSYKDDDSETSEAIMGTILQGFSIGTAATRADTIKKLKDVGYITTEQKNLTCTALGKRLVESFPIKQLFDLEFTGRLEKSLFDMEKSKISKNEFLNEVYAFTTNAVSTIKGTEAITIRNIPGSENNEATSKESLGKCPACGSHVIEGVKGFGCSNWKNGCTFVLWKNDKFLATMKKCVTKTMAKTLLTKEVVHVKGLTSKKGNTFNAFLRYHKNLDNDYYSWKMAFNEKEFIN
- a CDS encoding response regulator; the protein is MIKIMLVDDEPLERQGLGLILQKNRSNFEIVTEAGNGEEAVELALKHKPDLIFMDIKMPVFDGIIAIKKILAVMPKIKCIMVSAFDTFNYAQEAMKLGIKEYLLKPNKVSNVLESYDRMVNELESEKQQAIKKVEIDHRLERANSVVEMEFVISLMMNHVHEFSEKDWDQWLQLEESQGFVAVFSFDSSTLKPSRDEKSDWYRLLKQSLDEHDYHCLVGPLTGFQVPVFTLFHSHHDVTLEMRQAFARSIIHTAQNKIDQIRLLAGVGAVITNVNDFSQSYQEASYALEFVHHHQKASYLVYSPKLKQTQQALIPFKVEKALIESIKHGDLQETLQRFDSYYQLIQDASNYKVKIMKKALEDFIIVLTRSMKELGIMENFQMSFTHLETSMQIKEATKTHLSYIVEQISNWRTDGVQGLLIQAKDYIDFHFHEQISLEEVAEEIGLSSYYLSKLFKERFQITFIDYLTNTRLEKAKVLLLDSVMPLKEIALTIGYKDPNYFSRVFKKETGWSPRYYRANYQQ
- a CDS encoding sugar porter family MFS transporter is translated as MVKKHSFWYVILITASAGMGGLLYGFDTAVISGAIGYLQVLYDLSPAMEGWVISCVMIGGVLGVAMSGFLSDKYGRKNILIISAVFFIVSALGSALAINVTMLVFARILGGFGIGFASALSVTYISECAPPAIRGRLGSLYQLFTIIGISVTFYINFGVANSGTYEWGLETGWRWMLGYGTFPGIIFLILLFFIPESPRFLIKKGNETEAFQILKKINGEKVAIKEAKEIKHSIEVEENTSVKQLFKPGLRAAMGVGIFLALFNQVIGMNAVTYYGPDIFRSVGFENNTEFLATSIIGSVQLVFTVVAILLIDRLGRKKLMAIGSSLMAIFMVLIGCVFYFTPENSGPLLIIFIAGFTAAFCVSMGPIPWVMIPEIFPNHLRGKAVGIATMFLWGANWSIGQFTPMLINGMGGAFTFWMFAAINVICFTFVMTIVPETKNKSLEEIALIWKPKNKNGQDKIASVR
- a CDS encoding DUF817 domain-containing protein — protein: MRAFKQLYLFGWQQALSCIFPVVIFASLALTKLVSLPLLSRYDWLLLLCLVTQVLMVYTRLETWDELKVITIFHLIGLALELFKVHMGSWSYPGEGYSKLFGVPLYSGFMYASVASYLCQAWRRLNVRLIKWPPFLLVVPLAAAIYLNFFTHHFWIDTRWFISALVIVVFWRTWVVFEVGSRFYRMPLSLSFVLIGFFIWIAENIATFFSAWEYPNQAEAWTLVHLGKVSSWLLLVIVSFLIVATLKQVKNTRSTGEGIDNSAGN